Proteins encoded within one genomic window of Cydia pomonella isolate Wapato2018A chromosome 12, ilCydPomo1, whole genome shotgun sequence:
- the LOC133523697 gene encoding multiple C2 and transmembrane domain-containing protein-like isoform X1 encodes MESYKKNEPTNNLTKRHFASINSRIQNKYEQMQKKLEKSKSVDSLTGLNDSFVYIQAHKVGENSNQRRDEILYEDKKPPDAFKVIVEEIPVNATLLQEMNETYDLSYSETFNETERNIDKLFDGHYEYSLTTSTSLESLNTLNTESTEYEESLPPPSPPVHKTTIRDRIGSRIAAVKERRKDKKKESREKVEKLILSNTTRQDITKIVKKTKMCTVTIALIEATGLERDTTEEKPRMLFCRFRLGPEKYKSKLIKSQESLVKWQELFNINLFEENMLEISLWDKDIFLGRSDIDLSETEREKTHKMRLDLKGSSSNVQLFILLTISGVTLENIALDMEEYDRQRKLKQPKLAWFRLRDDYADVGCLSVFVYGGKGLSANDCYCVLQLNNDRLQTPTEFKTNDPNWMKIFTFTVTDITSILEVTIFEEKKSEIVGKISIPLLRINNGEKKWYALKDSTQRERAKGSNPRILLEMKVSWNLPRASLRVINPKEEKYLDPVNKLDRHIFARNLSRAKAVGAWIVDAFKVIKTCFEWESTKWNMIALLVWLVMCSIFRVWMLPLLLLLPFIWYRPENYFLFSWRRYFKKDSIATTTDVKNKNEKEEKTSLRQKINSLQEMVQSVQNTIGKLASYGESVKNLYNFTVPFLSFLTITIILVITLVMFLIPANYIFMLWGIHKFTRKILRPHRIPNNEILDLLSRVPDDEILLNCQELPLEETSEDEVH; translated from the exons ATGGAATCTTATAAGAAGAATGAACCAACGAATAACTTAACAAAGAGACATTTCGCTTCAATAAATTCaagaatacaaaacaaatacgAACAAATGCAGAAAAAGCTAGAAAAATCTAAATCTGTTGATTCACTCACTGGTTTAAATGATAGTTTTGTTTATATACAAGCACATAAAGTTGGTGAAAATTCAAATCAAAGAAGAGATGAAATCCTATATGAAGATAAAAAACCGCCTGATGCATTTAAAGTTATTGTTGAAGAAATTCCCGTAAATGCTACTTTGCTCCAAGAAATGAATGAAACATATGACTTGTCGTATTCTGAAACATTTAATGAAACAGAAAGAAACATCGATAAATTATTTGACGGGCATTATGAGTATAGCCTGACTACGAGTACTAGTCTAGAGTC tttaAACACATTAAATACTGAGAGCACGGAGTACGAGGAGTCGCTACCGCCGCCGTCACCACCAGTGCACAAAACTACGATACGTGATAGAATCGGATCTCGAATAGCAGCTGTTAAGGAAAGGCGAAAAGATAAGAAGAAAGAGTCTCGAGAAAAAGTGGAAAAG ttgATTCTGAGTAACACAACAAGACAAGATATTACGAAAATCGTCAAGAAGACGAAAATGTGCACGGTTACCATTGCGCTCATCGAGGCCACTGGGTTAGAAAGAGATACGACGGAGGAAAAGCCACGTATGTTATTTTGCCGTTTTCG gTTAGGACCAGAAAAGTATAAatctaaactaattaaaagtcAAGAATCGCTTGTCAAATGGCAAGAATTATTCAACATTAATTTATTCGAAGAAAATATGCTGGAAATCTCACTATGGGACAAAGACATATTTCTCGGAAG GAGCGACATAGATCTGTCAGAAACGGAGAGGGAAAAGACCCACAAAATGCGTTTGGATTTGAAGGGGTCTTCCTCGAACGTCCAATTATTCATCCTGCTTACTATCAGCGGGGTGACTCTAGAGAATATCGCTTTAGACATGGAAGAATACGATAGGCAAAGGAAACTAAAACAGCCTAAACTA GCCTGGTTTCGACTAAGAGATGACTATGCCGACGTGGGATGCCTATCAGTTTTCGTGTACGGAGGAAAGGGATTATCCGCAAACGATTGCTACTGTGTTTTACAACTGAACAATGACAGATTGCAGACACCTACTGAATTCAAGACCAACGACCCTAATTGgatgaaaatatttacatt CACAGTAACGGACATTACATCAATCCTAGAAGTTACTATTTTTGAAGAAAAGAAGTCTGAAATAGTCGGAAAGATCTCAATACCTCTTCTAAGAATAAATAATGGAGAAAAAAAATGGTACGCCCTTAAAGACAGCACACAAAGGGAAAGAGCTAAAGGATCTAATCCTAGAATACTTTTGGAAATGAAAGTATCATGGAACCTT CCAAGAGCATCTCTCCGAGTCATTAATCCAAAAGAAGAAAAGTATCTGGATCCAGTAAATAAACTAGACAGGCACATTTTCGCAAGAAATCTATCACGAGCTAAAGCAGTTGGCGCGTGGATAGTGGATGCATTCAAAGTTATAAA AACCTGTTTCGAATGGGAATCTACGAAGTGGAACATGATCGCGCTGCTTGTGTGGCTGGTGATGTGTTCCATCTTCAGGGTCTGGATGCTGCCGCTTTTGCTCCTCTTGCCGTTCATTTGGTATCGCCCTGAAAACTACTTCTTGTTCTCat GGAGGagatattttaagaaagatagtATAGCAACAACCACAgatgtcaaaaataaaaacgaaaag GAAGAAAAGACATCATTAAGGCAAAAAATTAACTCTTTGCAAGAAATGGTACAGTCAGTTCAGAATACCATTGGCAAGCTAGCTAGTTACGGGGAAAGCGTAAAGAA CCTATACAACTTTACTGTACCTTTCCTGAGTTTTCTAACCATCACCATCATTTTGGTAATCACGTTGGTGATGTTCCTTATTCCTGCTAATTATATCTTCATGCTGTGGG GCATCCACAAGTTTACGAGAAAAATTCTCCGTCCGCACAGAATACCTAATAATGAAATACTAGACTTACTGTCTAGGGTGCCTGACGATGAGATTTTG CTAAACTGTCAAGAATTACCGTTAGAAGAAACATCAGAAGATGAAGTCCATTGA
- the LOC133523697 gene encoding multiple C2 and transmembrane domain-containing protein-like isoform X2, whose protein sequence is MESYKKNEPTNNLTKRHFASINSRIQNKYEQMQKKLEKSKSVDSLTGLNDSFVYIQAHKVGENSNQRRDEILYEDKKPPDAFKVIVEEIPVNATLLQEMNETYDLSYSETFNETERNIDKLFDGHYEYSLTTSTSLESLNTLNTESTEYEESLPPPSPPVHKTTIRDRIGSRIAAVKERRKDKKKESREKVEKLILSNTTRQDITKIVKKTKMCTVTIALIEATGLERDTTEEKPRMLFCRFRLGPEKYKSKLIKSQESLVKWQELFNINLFEENMLEISLWDKDIFLGRSDIDLSETEREKTHKMRLDLKGSSSNVQLFILLTISGVTLENIALDMEEYDRQRKLKQPKLAWFRLRDDYADVGCLSVFVYGGKGLSANDCYCVLQLNNDRLQTPTEFKTNDPNWMKIFTFTVTDITSILEVTIFEEKKSEIVGKISIPLLRINNGEKKWYALKDSTQRERAKGSNPRILLEMKVSWNLPRASLRVINPKEEKYLDPVNKLDRHIFARNLSRAKAVGAWIVDAFKVIKTCFEWESTKWNMIALLVWLVMCSIFRVWMLPLLLLLPFIWYRPENYFLFSWRRYFKKDSIATTTDVKNKNEKEEKTSLRQKINSLQEMVQSVQNTIGKLASYGESVKNLYNFTVPFLSFLTITIILASTSLREKFSVRTEYLIMKY, encoded by the exons ATGGAATCTTATAAGAAGAATGAACCAACGAATAACTTAACAAAGAGACATTTCGCTTCAATAAATTCaagaatacaaaacaaatacgAACAAATGCAGAAAAAGCTAGAAAAATCTAAATCTGTTGATTCACTCACTGGTTTAAATGATAGTTTTGTTTATATACAAGCACATAAAGTTGGTGAAAATTCAAATCAAAGAAGAGATGAAATCCTATATGAAGATAAAAAACCGCCTGATGCATTTAAAGTTATTGTTGAAGAAATTCCCGTAAATGCTACTTTGCTCCAAGAAATGAATGAAACATATGACTTGTCGTATTCTGAAACATTTAATGAAACAGAAAGAAACATCGATAAATTATTTGACGGGCATTATGAGTATAGCCTGACTACGAGTACTAGTCTAGAGTC tttaAACACATTAAATACTGAGAGCACGGAGTACGAGGAGTCGCTACCGCCGCCGTCACCACCAGTGCACAAAACTACGATACGTGATAGAATCGGATCTCGAATAGCAGCTGTTAAGGAAAGGCGAAAAGATAAGAAGAAAGAGTCTCGAGAAAAAGTGGAAAAG ttgATTCTGAGTAACACAACAAGACAAGATATTACGAAAATCGTCAAGAAGACGAAAATGTGCACGGTTACCATTGCGCTCATCGAGGCCACTGGGTTAGAAAGAGATACGACGGAGGAAAAGCCACGTATGTTATTTTGCCGTTTTCG gTTAGGACCAGAAAAGTATAAatctaaactaattaaaagtcAAGAATCGCTTGTCAAATGGCAAGAATTATTCAACATTAATTTATTCGAAGAAAATATGCTGGAAATCTCACTATGGGACAAAGACATATTTCTCGGAAG GAGCGACATAGATCTGTCAGAAACGGAGAGGGAAAAGACCCACAAAATGCGTTTGGATTTGAAGGGGTCTTCCTCGAACGTCCAATTATTCATCCTGCTTACTATCAGCGGGGTGACTCTAGAGAATATCGCTTTAGACATGGAAGAATACGATAGGCAAAGGAAACTAAAACAGCCTAAACTA GCCTGGTTTCGACTAAGAGATGACTATGCCGACGTGGGATGCCTATCAGTTTTCGTGTACGGAGGAAAGGGATTATCCGCAAACGATTGCTACTGTGTTTTACAACTGAACAATGACAGATTGCAGACACCTACTGAATTCAAGACCAACGACCCTAATTGgatgaaaatatttacatt CACAGTAACGGACATTACATCAATCCTAGAAGTTACTATTTTTGAAGAAAAGAAGTCTGAAATAGTCGGAAAGATCTCAATACCTCTTCTAAGAATAAATAATGGAGAAAAAAAATGGTACGCCCTTAAAGACAGCACACAAAGGGAAAGAGCTAAAGGATCTAATCCTAGAATACTTTTGGAAATGAAAGTATCATGGAACCTT CCAAGAGCATCTCTCCGAGTCATTAATCCAAAAGAAGAAAAGTATCTGGATCCAGTAAATAAACTAGACAGGCACATTTTCGCAAGAAATCTATCACGAGCTAAAGCAGTTGGCGCGTGGATAGTGGATGCATTCAAAGTTATAAA AACCTGTTTCGAATGGGAATCTACGAAGTGGAACATGATCGCGCTGCTTGTGTGGCTGGTGATGTGTTCCATCTTCAGGGTCTGGATGCTGCCGCTTTTGCTCCTCTTGCCGTTCATTTGGTATCGCCCTGAAAACTACTTCTTGTTCTCat GGAGGagatattttaagaaagatagtATAGCAACAACCACAgatgtcaaaaataaaaacgaaaag GAAGAAAAGACATCATTAAGGCAAAAAATTAACTCTTTGCAAGAAATGGTACAGTCAGTTCAGAATACCATTGGCAAGCTAGCTAGTTACGGGGAAAGCGTAAAGAA CCTATACAACTTTACTGTACCTTTCCTGAGTTTTCTAACCATCACCATCATTTTG GCATCCACAAGTTTACGAGAAAAATTCTCCGTCCGCACAGAATACCTAATAATGAAATACTAG